A genomic segment from Haloarcula limicola encodes:
- the rhcC gene encoding L-rhamnono-1,4-lactonase yields the protein MLDTHTHAWGAASDDHPWVNGPLLDLVDEFDVHTVYTADRLLADMDRNGVDEAVVVGYPICDWTDNWYTRRVAAEYDRLHGIVMLDPFADDAVDHLRECMATDGVLGFRLGAACPYDRMWETFDPDVTWLRDAVEETEFWEAAVETDAAVQILCDHGQLDQALDLVETYPDLTYLFDHFAHAGPETPTDERTFAQFADLASYENVAVKVSEIPHMSETSFPYADMHDHVRWFLDTFGRERVIWGSDYPNVSDVASYPEAYNWLRQVDSLSEKDRAWITERAFREHVGLS from the coding sequence ATGCTCGATACCCACACCCACGCCTGGGGCGCGGCGAGCGACGACCACCCCTGGGTGAACGGGCCGCTGCTGGATCTCGTCGACGAGTTCGACGTACACACCGTCTACACGGCCGACCGACTCCTCGCCGACATGGACCGGAACGGCGTCGACGAGGCGGTCGTCGTCGGCTACCCCATCTGCGACTGGACGGACAACTGGTACACCCGACGGGTGGCGGCCGAATACGACCGCCTGCACGGTATCGTGATGCTGGACCCGTTCGCCGACGACGCGGTCGACCATCTCCGAGAGTGCATGGCGACCGACGGCGTCCTCGGCTTCCGCCTCGGCGCGGCCTGCCCCTACGACCGGATGTGGGAGACGTTCGACCCGGACGTGACGTGGCTGCGGGACGCCGTCGAGGAGACCGAGTTCTGGGAGGCCGCCGTCGAGACGGACGCCGCCGTCCAGATTCTCTGTGACCACGGCCAACTGGATCAGGCGCTCGACCTCGTCGAGACCTACCCCGACCTCACCTACCTCTTCGACCACTTCGCGCACGCGGGGCCGGAGACGCCGACCGACGAGAGGACGTTCGCCCAGTTTGCGGACCTCGCGTCCTACGAGAACGTCGCGGTGAAAGTCTCGGAGATCCCCCACATGTCCGAGACTTCGTTCCCCTACGCGGACATGCACGACCACGTCCGGTGGTTCCTCGATACGTTCGGCCGCGAGCGCGTGATCTGGGGGTCGGACTACCCGAACGTCAGCGACGTCGCCAGCTATCCGGAAGCGTACAACTGGCTCCGACAAGTGGACTCGCTATCCGAGAAAGACCGAGCGTGGATCACCGAACGGGCGTTCCGGGAACACGTCGGACTGTCGTAG
- a CDS encoding L-rhamnose mutarotase: MERIAFHLRIEEGKREAYRAEHQDVPEALESAYLDSDAGLETYSVFENDGHVFGYMEVEDPEAIRAVMEESDAQADWAEVMEPIVADEGSQWMDEVYRMI, translated from the coding sequence ATGGAGCGAATAGCGTTCCACCTCCGCATCGAGGAGGGGAAACGAGAGGCGTATCGAGCGGAACACCAGGACGTACCGGAGGCGCTCGAATCGGCGTATCTCGACTCCGACGCCGGCCTGGAGACCTACAGCGTCTTCGAGAACGACGGGCACGTCTTCGGTTACATGGAGGTCGAAGACCCCGAGGCGATCAGGGCGGTCATGGAAGAGAGCGACGCGCAGGCCGACTGGGCCGAGGTGATGGAGCCCATCGTCGCCGACGAGGGGAGCCAGTGGATGGACGAGGTCTACCGGATGATCTGA
- a CDS encoding SDR family NAD(P)-dependent oxidoreductase codes for MQSDVAEHSDSRLAGRHIVVTGAAQGIGRGIAQRCARAGANVSIFDTRPETATETATLVEKAGGKAAVIDVDVSEEASVAAGVETAVSELGAIHGLVNNAGIQRSVSLLETSAEEWDRHFAVNARGTFLVAKHVAEQMIADGVEGSIVNVSSVGAERPFRGQGAYGASKAAVLTLTTVLAKELSDHGITANAIKPGTVETPMVEEWLEEKADQSGQTPEEVMRDSLSTHILDRPAQPEEIGHVAVLLLSDEGEWITGESIAVDGGYLKG; via the coding sequence ATGCAGTCGGACGTAGCGGAGCACTCGGACTCGCGGCTCGCGGGCCGGCACATCGTCGTCACCGGTGCCGCACAGGGAATCGGCCGGGGTATCGCTCAGCGGTGTGCCCGCGCCGGTGCGAACGTCTCGATCTTCGATACGCGGCCCGAGACGGCGACAGAGACGGCGACACTCGTGGAAAAAGCAGGCGGGAAAGCGGCCGTTATCGACGTCGACGTCTCCGAGGAAGCGTCCGTCGCTGCCGGCGTCGAGACGGCGGTTTCGGAGCTGGGCGCGATTCACGGACTGGTCAACAACGCCGGCATCCAGCGGTCGGTCTCGCTACTGGAGACGAGCGCGGAGGAGTGGGACCGGCACTTCGCGGTCAACGCCAGAGGGACGTTCCTCGTCGCGAAGCACGTCGCCGAACAGATGATCGCCGACGGCGTCGAGGGGAGCATCGTGAACGTCTCGTCGGTGGGCGCGGAACGGCCGTTCCGGGGACAGGGAGCGTACGGCGCGTCGAAGGCGGCGGTGCTCACGCTGACCACGGTACTGGCAAAGGAACTCAGCGACCACGGCATCACGGCCAACGCCATCAAACCGGGGACGGTCGAGACGCCGATGGTCGAGGAGTGGCTCGAAGAGAAGGCCGACCAGAGCGGACAGACGCCGGAAGAGGTCATGCGCGACTCGCTCTCGACACATATCCTCGATAGACCAGCCCAACCGGAAGAGATCGGCCACGTCGCCGTGTTACTCCTCTCCGACGAAGGCGAGTGGATAACCGGCGAGTCCATCGCCGTCGACGGCGGGTATCTGAAGGGGTGA
- a CDS encoding IclR family transcriptional regulator translates to MADRQNSNAVKTARTTFEILEELKERNEATVTELTDAFDLSKSSLHNYLTTLEADGYVVKNGNTYEVGLRLLDLGGHARHRQRLYDIAREEVTELAEETGELANLLVEQHGRGVYLHRAHGVDAVKTDSYIGQRVYLHNTGLGNAILAHLPRERIEEILDRHGMPATTENTITDREELFSHLERVREEGVAFDDEARVKGLRCVAVPIVNNNDTVEGAISVSGPTSRFQDERFREELPAKLKSVANVIELNITYT, encoded by the coding sequence ATGGCCGACCGACAGAACAGTAACGCCGTCAAGACCGCCCGTACCACCTTCGAGATTCTGGAGGAGTTGAAAGAGCGAAACGAAGCGACCGTCACGGAGCTCACCGACGCCTTCGACCTCTCGAAGAGCAGTCTGCACAACTACCTCACGACGCTGGAGGCGGACGGCTACGTCGTGAAGAACGGGAACACCTACGAGGTCGGACTGCGGCTTCTCGACCTCGGTGGACACGCTCGTCACCGGCAGCGTCTCTACGACATCGCCAGAGAAGAGGTGACCGAACTGGCCGAGGAGACCGGCGAACTGGCGAACCTGCTCGTCGAACAGCACGGGAGAGGCGTCTATCTCCACCGCGCCCACGGCGTCGACGCCGTGAAGACCGACTCGTACATCGGACAGCGGGTCTACCTCCACAACACCGGTCTCGGGAACGCGATCCTCGCGCACCTCCCCCGAGAGCGGATCGAGGAGATACTCGACCGGCACGGCATGCCGGCGACGACGGAGAACACGATCACCGATCGGGAGGAACTGTTCTCCCATCTCGAACGCGTCCGCGAGGAGGGCGTCGCCTTCGACGACGAGGCCCGCGTCAAGGGACTCCGCTGTGTGGCGGTCCCGATCGTCAACAACAACGACACGGTCGAGGGCGCGATCAGCGTCTCCGGCCCGACGAGCCGGTTTCAGGACGAGCGATTCCGAGAGGAGTTGCCGGCCAAGCTCAAGAGCGTCGCGAACGTGATCGAACTGAACATCACTTACACGTGA
- a CDS encoding glycoside hydrolase family 28 protein gives MCYQITDYGDIDGEDATCAFRAAVDACADDGGGTVRVPPGEYETGSVSLADDVTVSIAPGATVRASSDEADYQCPDEYVGPDGERPLFLARDCANVSITGGGTVDGRGTDITKMDESIRQHSGQSSASPLVSDGEHRARQGEAFLDPADGTEEWPVAKPAFRPGPVLCFDGCRDVAVSDVTLRDMPAWTLTLRNCESVTVAGVTVDNHMRIPNCDGISVEGSRDVRVSDCSIRACDDAITLKAKDAGQPCEAVTVTNCTLASRACAVKIGSETSGSIRDCTVANCLVRDSNRGLGIQHRDGGDVERIRFADVTVETRLFEGPWWGKAEPIYVTSVPRDEATDLGRVRDVRFSNVDARCESGALVYGHEDAAVENVRFDGVRLDVRDPSAADAVGGNIDLQPTSVRPPIAAHDVPAIHCENIAGLDLADVAVEWGHDLPSYHTHGVGCVGVEDVTIDGFDGGPAHPDTGDVALSLRDCSTVTVRNSRARPATGTFLEAADTDDERLFAGNDLADAERMIAGETDFTVVGNATPR, from the coding sequence ATGTGCTATCAGATCACTGATTACGGCGATATCGACGGGGAGGACGCCACCTGCGCGTTCCGAGCGGCGGTCGACGCCTGTGCCGACGACGGCGGCGGAACGGTCCGCGTGCCCCCCGGCGAGTACGAGACGGGGTCCGTCTCGCTCGCGGACGACGTCACCGTCTCGATCGCTCCGGGCGCGACCGTTCGCGCCAGTTCGGACGAAGCGGACTATCAGTGCCCGGACGAGTACGTCGGTCCCGACGGCGAGCGACCGCTCTTTCTCGCTCGCGACTGCGCGAACGTCTCGATAACGGGCGGTGGCACGGTCGACGGACGTGGCACGGATATCACGAAGATGGACGAATCCATTCGACAGCACTCCGGACAGTCCTCGGCGTCCCCGCTCGTCAGCGACGGCGAGCATCGGGCGCGACAGGGCGAGGCCTTCCTCGACCCCGCCGATGGGACCGAGGAGTGGCCGGTGGCGAAACCCGCGTTTCGGCCGGGTCCGGTGCTCTGTTTCGACGGCTGCCGGGACGTCGCGGTCAGCGACGTCACCCTCCGAGACATGCCGGCGTGGACCCTCACCCTCCGGAACTGCGAATCGGTCACGGTCGCCGGCGTCACCGTCGACAACCATATGCGGATACCGAACTGCGACGGGATCTCCGTCGAGGGGTCGCGCGACGTCCGCGTCTCGGACTGCTCGATACGGGCCTGCGACGACGCGATCACGCTGAAGGCGAAGGATGCAGGCCAGCCCTGCGAGGCGGTCACCGTGACGAACTGTACGCTCGCATCTCGGGCCTGTGCCGTCAAGATCGGATCCGAAACGAGCGGCTCCATCCGTGACTGCACGGTCGCCAACTGCCTCGTGCGCGACTCGAACCGTGGGCTCGGTATCCAGCACCGCGACGGCGGTGACGTAGAGCGAATCCGGTTTGCCGACGTCACGGTCGAGACGCGCCTCTTCGAGGGGCCGTGGTGGGGGAAGGCGGAACCGATCTACGTCACGTCGGTTCCCCGCGACGAAGCGACGGACCTCGGCCGCGTCAGGGACGTCCGGTTTTCGAACGTCGACGCGCGTTGTGAGAGCGGTGCGCTGGTGTACGGGCACGAGGACGCCGCGGTCGAGAACGTGCGGTTCGACGGCGTTCGACTCGACGTCCGCGACCCCTCGGCAGCCGATGCGGTCGGCGGGAATATCGACCTCCAGCCCACGAGCGTTCGACCCCCGATCGCGGCTCACGACGTGCCGGCGATCCACTGCGAGAACATCGCCGGGCTCGACCTCGCAGACGTTGCAGTCGAGTGGGGCCACGACCTCCCGTCGTATCACACGCACGGCGTCGGCTGCGTCGGCGTCGAGGACGTGACGATAGACGGCTTCGACGGCGGTCCCGCTCATCCCGACACCGGGGACGTCGCGCTGTCCTTACGGGACTGTTCGACCGTCACCGTCCGGAATTCGCGGGCGCGTCCGGCGACCGGGACGTTCCTCGAAGCGGCCGATACCGACGACGAGCGCCTGTTCGCCGGCAACGACCTCGCGGACGCAGAGCGGATGATCGCGGGGGAGACCGATTTCACCGTCGTCGGCAACGCAACGCCGCGATGA